In the Helianthus annuus cultivar XRQ/B chromosome 11, HanXRQr2.0-SUNRISE, whole genome shotgun sequence genome, one interval contains:
- the LOC110890327 gene encoding thiamine thiazole synthase, chloroplastic: protein MASMATTFASSLSTKTNTSCFDQSSFYGVPVSSPVRIQPVNSSQNRNMQISMSASPYDLGSFTFQPIKESIVSREMTRRYMTDMITYADTDVVVVGAGSAGLSCAYELSKNPNIQVAIIEQSVSPGGGAWLGGQLFSAMVVRKPAHHFLDELEIEYDEQEDYVVIKHAALFTSTIMSKLLARPNVKLFNAVAAEDLIIKGGRVGGVVTNWALVSMNHDTQSCMDPNVMEAKVVVSSCGHDGPMGATGVKRLRSVGMIESVPGMKALDMNTAEDEIVKMTREVVPGMIVTGMEVAEIDGSPRMGPTFGAMMISGQKAAHLALKALGLPNALDGTLVGTTQPELILAAADSGESVDA, encoded by the exons ATGGCGTCCATGGCTACAACCTTTGCCTCATCTCTCTCAACCAAAACCAACACTTCTTGCTTCGATCAATCATCCTTTTATGGCGTTCCGGTGTCGTCTCCGGTCCGCATCCAGCCGGTCAACTCGAGCCAGAACAGGAACATGCAGATCTCGATGTCTGCATCTCCGTACGATCTCGGATCGTTCACTTTTCAACCGATCAAGGAGTCGATCGTGTCTCGTGAAATGACCAGACGGTACATGACGGATATGATTACGTACGCCGATACTGACGTCGTTGTCGTCGGTGCTGGCTCTGCTGGTCTCTCGTGTGCTTATGAGCTTAGTAAAAACCCTAACATTCAG GTAGCCATCATCGAGCAGTCTGTGAGCCCCGGTGGTGGAGCATGGCTAGGAGGACAACTGTTTTCCGCCATGGTTGTCCGCAAACCTGCACACCACTTCCTTGACGAGCTCGAGATCGAGTACGACGAGCAAGAAGACTACGTCGTCATCAAGCACGCTGCTCTGTTTACCTCCACCATCATGAGCAAGCTTTTGGCCAGACCAAATGTGAAGCTCTTCAACGCGGTTGCAGCAGAGGACTTGATCATCAAGGGAGGAAGAGTAGGCGGTGTTGTGACCAACTGGGCTTTGGTGTCAATGAACCATGACACACAATCCTGCATGGACCCTAATGTGATGGAGGCTAAGGTGGTTGTGAGCTCATGTGGTCATGATGGTCCCATGGGTGCAACCGGTGTGAAGCGATTGAGGAGCGTTGGGATGATTGAGAGCGTTCCGGGAATGAAAGCTCTCGACATGAACACTGCCGAGGATGAAATTGTGAAGATGACCAGAGAGGTTGTTCCCGGCATGATTGTCACCGGAATGGAAGTTGCCGAGATCGACGGATCTCCAAGAATG GGACCAACATTTGGGGCTATGATGATATCTGGTCAGAAAGCTGCTCATTTGGCATTGAAGGCGTTGGGGCTACCAAATGCTTTGGACGGAACACTCGTTGGAACCACGCAACCAGAGCTGATCcttgctgctgctgattctggtgaGAGTGTGGATGCCTAG